Proteins encoded within one genomic window of Methanomassiliicoccales archaeon:
- a CDS encoding ATP-binding protein: MHIWKVKMLFEIFVAALSILLFLNMWIFSIIMGRRPLMIKAGLIMLPMTSVACLVEIIQLYSDNLEVKTILYYVSSMLFIVVFTCFLFMALEITQRFDPFKTKIFLPLMIVPSLAAFAILTDPWLHFFTSSQSLTDGHSMLDPILIVGPSFMGYIWIAYFDIVGSAFAFYLFLYVYRDGSKGLAFAFLGGVVLIHSYIIASYFFQDLNAVYPGNLGYAISAAAIYLYSFKFGVFDLAPASKEKMLDVIQDNIITVDSRGRVTIVNHACQRYLGDQAKGVIGKSFSEVFTSFPYFKGLPYLNDIKDLPPEVVDPSGRSFEVNVEVYRIGYTATLGNLIVLHELTERKKIEELMRKAEAQEKLAESERKYRMVVDNQTEAIISFRPDGKVTFANKVIEQYLDQVGIPFSELNVYKFPNFWDSRGLNKFITSMTLENPVGEYEHVLLRPNGRTQNILWRAKGMFDEEGVLQEVQAVGIDITERQRLEQEMARNQKLESLGVLAGGIAHDFNNMLASIVSNTEIAILDHPEDEKHVHRLQESVRSAMRARNLTQQLLTFSKGGQPVKEVVDLKVLVPSTVEFVLAGSQLVPTVDIDSGLRMISADPIQIEQVINNLIINAMQAMPNGGNLSIRMKNLETESESGLGDNHPRVCIEIKDEGSGIPQEHLDKIFDPFFTTKATGTGLGLSTVRSIVRNHGGTVTVESMLGVGTKFTVVLPATEDNAEQSSQMHKVETAGHGRILVMDDEESILDVLQMMLENFGYKVEGVRTGEEAIKTYQERFSSGRPFNAVIMDLTIRGGMGGKEAIQGIRSIDPYAKVIVSSGYSNDPIMAHPQEYGFADVLQKPFTMQDLSAKIEAVLAKDGDRTSAVKAETPLTDEATR, translated from the coding sequence TTGCATATCTGGAAGGTGAAGATGCTTTTCGAGATCTTCGTGGCTGCTCTATCCATTCTCTTATTCCTAAACATGTGGATATTCAGCATCATAATGGGCCGCCGTCCGTTGATGATAAAGGCGGGCCTCATCATGCTCCCGATGACATCGGTGGCCTGCCTGGTTGAGATCATCCAGCTCTATTCTGACAATCTAGAGGTCAAAACCATTCTTTACTACGTTTCCTCGATGCTCTTCATCGTCGTCTTCACCTGCTTCCTGTTCATGGCCCTGGAGATCACCCAGAGGTTCGACCCGTTCAAGACAAAGATATTCCTACCTCTGATGATCGTACCATCACTGGCCGCATTCGCAATACTCACCGATCCGTGGCTGCACTTCTTTACCAGTTCACAGAGCCTAACGGACGGTCATTCCATGCTGGATCCTATATTGATCGTAGGCCCATCCTTCATGGGCTACATTTGGATCGCCTACTTTGACATTGTCGGGTCGGCATTCGCTTTTTACCTCTTCCTGTACGTCTACCGAGATGGGTCCAAGGGCTTGGCATTTGCATTTCTGGGAGGGGTGGTGCTCATCCATTCCTATATCATCGCCTCATATTTCTTTCAAGATCTCAACGCGGTCTACCCTGGAAATCTGGGCTATGCCATATCCGCGGCGGCGATCTATCTGTACTCCTTCAAGTTCGGGGTGTTCGACCTCGCCCCGGCGAGCAAAGAGAAAATGCTTGACGTGATCCAAGACAATATCATCACCGTCGACTCCCGCGGCCGGGTGACGATAGTCAACCACGCATGCCAAAGATACTTGGGAGACCAGGCAAAGGGAGTGATCGGGAAATCGTTCTCGGAGGTTTTCACATCTTTCCCTTACTTCAAAGGCCTTCCATATCTGAATGACATCAAGGACCTGCCGCCCGAGGTCGTCGACCCGTCTGGTCGTAGCTTCGAGGTTAATGTCGAGGTATATAGGATCGGCTACACTGCAACACTGGGGAACCTTATCGTACTGCATGAGCTCACCGAGCGGAAGAAGATAGAGGAGCTCATGCGGAAGGCCGAGGCCCAGGAAAAGCTGGCGGAGAGCGAGCGGAAATACCGGATGGTGGTCGACAACCAGACCGAGGCGATCATCTCATTCCGGCCTGACGGGAAGGTCACCTTCGCCAATAAGGTCATCGAACAGTATCTGGATCAGGTCGGGATCCCCTTTAGTGAGCTGAATGTGTATAAATTCCCCAACTTTTGGGATTCCCGGGGCTTGAACAAGTTCATCACCAGCATGACCTTGGAAAATCCGGTCGGCGAGTATGAGCATGTCCTCTTGAGACCGAACGGCCGCACTCAGAACATCCTCTGGAGGGCGAAGGGAATGTTCGATGAAGAGGGTGTTCTGCAAGAGGTGCAGGCAGTAGGCATCGACATTACCGAGCGTCAGCGTCTGGAGCAGGAGATGGCCAGGAATCAAAAGCTGGAGTCCCTCGGAGTCCTGGCCGGAGGGATAGCACATGATTTCAACAACATGCTGGCCTCCATCGTCAGCAACACGGAGATCGCCATACTAGATCATCCGGAGGACGAAAAACATGTCCACCGCTTGCAGGAGTCCGTTCGTTCGGCCATGAGGGCAAGGAACCTTACGCAGCAGCTGCTGACCTTCTCCAAGGGAGGACAGCCGGTCAAGGAGGTGGTGGACCTGAAGGTTCTGGTCCCCTCGACGGTGGAGTTCGTTCTTGCCGGTTCCCAATTGGTCCCCACCGTTGACATAGACAGCGGGCTCCGAATGATATCGGCAGACCCGATCCAGATCGAACAGGTCATCAACAATCTCATCATCAACGCGATGCAGGCCATGCCGAACGGGGGAAATCTATCCATCAGGATGAAGAATCTCGAGACGGAATCGGAATCAGGCTTGGGAGATAACCATCCCCGGGTCTGCATCGAGATAAAGGATGAAGGCTCAGGAATTCCCCAGGAACATCTGGACAAGATCTTCGACCCGTTCTTCACCACCAAGGCGACCGGGACCGGTCTCGGCCTTTCCACCGTCAGATCGATAGTCAGGAATCATGGGGGGACCGTTACCGTCGAATCCATGTTGGGGGTGGGGACCAAATTCACCGTGGTCCTCCCGGCGACCGAGGACAACGCCGAACAATCATCCCAGATGCATAAGGTCGAGACTGCCGGGCATGGGAGGATCCTAGTGATGGATGATGAGGAGTCCATCTTGGATGTGCTGCAGATGATGCTGGAGAACTTCGGCTACAAGGTGGAGGGAGTCAGGACCGGTGAGGAGGCGATAAAGACCTATCAAGAACGTTTCTCATCCGGGCGGCCGTTCAACGCGGTCATCATGGACCTCACGATACGGGGCGGCATGGGCGGGAAGGAGGCCATACAAGGAATCAGGTCCATAGACCCTTATGCTAAAGTGATCGTTTCCAGCGGATATTCCAACGATCCGATCATGGCCCACCCTCAAGAATATGGTTTCGCCGATGTGCTGCAGAAACCCTTCACGATGCAGGACCTCTCAGCCAAGATAGAAGCAGTCCTGGCAAAGGATGGCGACCGGACATCGGCGGTCAAAGCGGAAACGCCTTTGACGGATGAGGCGACCAGGTGA
- a CDS encoding response regulator — MMGHRCMRVLLVEDNRADARMVQALLEETGMPTSVTLVTDGEKAIEVMESAAKGESLAPDLVLLDINLPKKNGHEVLVSIRENARNTKTMVVMCSGSSAIEDIRRSRSNGAGAYLLKPIGMEEMDEVIIRLRNILVSLDQGTTLLT; from the coding sequence ATGATGGGCCACCGTTGCATGCGAGTCCTATTGGTCGAGGACAATAGGGCCGATGCTAGGATGGTCCAGGCCTTGCTGGAAGAAACTGGCATGCCGACATCTGTCACCTTGGTGACAGATGGTGAAAAGGCCATCGAGGTCATGGAATCTGCGGCAAAGGGGGAGTCTTTGGCCCCCGATCTAGTGCTCTTGGACATCAATCTTCCCAAGAAGAACGGCCATGAGGTTCTGGTCTCGATCCGGGAGAACGCTCGAAACACGAAAACGATGGTCGTGATGTGTTCAGGTTCAAGCGCAATCGAGGATATTAGGCGCTCGCGCAGCAACGGCGCCGGCGCCTATCTGCTCAAACCGATCGGCATGGAAGAGATGGACGAGGTAATAATCCGATTAAGAAACATTCTGGTTTCTCTCGACCAGGGAACGACCCTGCTCACCTAG
- a CDS encoding aldo/keto reductase: MKYKKLGMTGLLVSEMTLGTMTFGGGGVWSAIGELKQEQANEIIKASLDSGINMIDTANVYSNGESERMVGRALKSLEVPRESVVIATKVAGGMGSGPNDAGLGRKHIMSQVKASLERLQTDYIDLYQIHAPDPTTPIEETMGALNDLVRSGLVRYVGCSNLRAWEVMKANHQANVHGWARFESVQSYYSIAGRDIEREIVPMLEDQRLGLLIWSPLAGGLLSGKFRKGEMAPEGLRRTVFDFPPVDMERAYPIIDLMQEIANARQVSVARVALAWLLSRDFVTSVIIGVKTVGQLRDNLEAASLHLSDDEFNRLDDVSRLRPEYPGWMAPREGGSFSDRRRFMK, translated from the coding sequence ATGAAGTATAAGAAACTGGGAATGACCGGTCTTCTGGTATCAGAAATGACCCTGGGAACGATGACCTTTGGAGGAGGCGGGGTTTGGTCAGCCATCGGCGAACTGAAGCAGGAGCAGGCCAACGAGATAATCAAGGCCTCTCTTGACTCCGGTATCAATATGATAGACACCGCCAACGTTTATTCGAATGGCGAATCAGAACGCATGGTGGGTCGGGCCCTGAAAAGCTTGGAGGTTCCAAGAGAGAGCGTCGTCATCGCCACCAAGGTGGCAGGTGGCATGGGTTCTGGACCGAACGACGCTGGACTGGGCCGCAAGCATATAATGAGTCAGGTAAAGGCAAGTCTGGAACGCCTCCAGACGGATTACATAGACCTTTACCAGATACATGCCCCCGACCCTACCACACCCATCGAAGAGACCATGGGTGCGTTGAACGACCTGGTGAGGAGCGGATTGGTCAGATACGTGGGCTGCAGCAACCTACGCGCCTGGGAGGTGATGAAGGCCAACCACCAGGCTAATGTTCATGGCTGGGCCAGATTCGAGAGCGTTCAATCATATTACAGCATAGCCGGCCGGGACATCGAGCGGGAGATAGTTCCAATGCTCGAGGACCAGCGTCTAGGTCTTTTGATCTGGAGCCCGCTGGCCGGTGGCCTTCTGAGCGGAAAGTTCAGAAAAGGAGAGATGGCACCGGAGGGTTTGAGACGTACCGTGTTCGATTTCCCGCCGGTGGACATGGAAAGGGCCTATCCCATAATCGACCTTATGCAGGAGATAGCAAATGCCCGCCAGGTTTCCGTGGCCAGGGTGGCGTTGGCTTGGTTGCTAAGTCGTGATTTCGTGACCAGCGTGATCATCGGGGTCAAGACGGTGGGTCAACTCCGGGACAATCTCGAAGCTGCTTCACTGCATCTCAGTGATGACGAGTTCAACCGCCTTGATGATGTGAGCCGGCTCCGCCCTGAATATCCTGGCTGGATGGCCCCAAGGGAAGGAGGCTCCTTCTCCGATCGGAGGAGGTTCATGAAATAG
- the ftsZ gene encoding cell division protein FtsZ, which translates to MPSSFVKEALANAGVKQPANAEMGNQQAAAQPAYQPAPQAMSSTDEELLRIAASLDVCIKIVGCGGGGSNTINRCVDAGIAGGQLCAINTDAKHLLTIRAPKKILIGKSKTRGLGAGARPEVGEESARENDSEIRDFLSGANIVFVTAGMGGGTGTGSAHYVAGIAKEQIRALTLGIVTLPFKAEGTMRMENALSGLNKLRQVCDTTIVVPNDKLLEMVPKLPVEAAFKVADEVLMQTIKGLTEIITKPGLVNLDYADIQTVMNEGGVAFVGIGEGNTDNDDRVGAAVHEALTSPMLGEVDLKGAKGALIRVVGGPDMTVGEAQRAAEIVTKSISERARIIWGCSIEPELTGTIKILLIITGAKSQYMLDSRGMGGMNTQPSRGPAQSQYARNPSPQPQQYQQARQNNDDVDFVR; encoded by the coding sequence ATGCCAAGTTCTTTTGTTAAAGAAGCGCTAGCTAACGCTGGAGTAAAGCAACCGGCCAATGCAGAGATGGGAAATCAACAGGCAGCGGCACAACCTGCATATCAGCCAGCACCGCAGGCAATGAGCTCGACCGACGAGGAATTACTGAGGATCGCAGCATCTTTGGACGTCTGCATCAAGATCGTTGGATGCGGCGGCGGTGGCAGCAACACCATCAACCGATGTGTAGACGCCGGGATAGCTGGGGGGCAGCTCTGCGCCATCAACACCGATGCCAAGCACCTGCTGACCATCCGGGCGCCGAAGAAGATATTGATCGGCAAGTCCAAGACCAGGGGGCTGGGAGCAGGGGCGAGGCCAGAGGTCGGAGAGGAGTCTGCCCGCGAGAATGACAGCGAGATCAGGGACTTCCTGAGCGGCGCGAACATCGTCTTCGTGACGGCAGGAATGGGGGGCGGGACCGGAACTGGTTCAGCGCATTATGTCGCCGGCATCGCCAAGGAACAGATCAGGGCACTGACCCTGGGGATCGTTACCCTGCCTTTCAAGGCAGAGGGAACGATGCGCATGGAGAACGCCCTTTCCGGCCTTAACAAGCTGAGGCAGGTCTGCGATACCACCATCGTCGTCCCGAACGACAAGCTCCTGGAAATGGTCCCAAAGCTTCCCGTTGAAGCAGCATTCAAGGTGGCAGACGAGGTGCTCATGCAGACCATCAAGGGGCTGACCGAGATCATCACCAAGCCCGGACTGGTCAACCTTGACTACGCCGATATCCAGACCGTCATGAACGAGGGCGGCGTGGCATTCGTCGGAATCGGCGAAGGGAACACGGACAACGATGACCGCGTGGGTGCGGCCGTACATGAGGCGCTCACCTCCCCGATGCTCGGCGAGGTCGATCTCAAGGGAGCGAAAGGTGCCCTGATCCGCGTGGTCGGAGGGCCGGACATGACGGTCGGCGAGGCCCAGAGGGCCGCCGAGATCGTGACCAAGTCCATCAGCGAGAGGGCCCGGATCATATGGGGTTGTTCCATAGAGCCAGAACTGACTGGAACGATCAAGATCCTCCTGATCATAACCGGAGCCAAGAGCCAATACATGCTGGACAGTCGCGGAATGGGCGGCATGAACACTCAGCCATCGAGGGGGCCAGCACAGTCACAGTATGCGCGCAATCCCTCCCCCCAACCGCAACAATATCAGCAGGCGAGGCAGAACAACGACGACGTTGATTTCGTGCGCTGA
- a CDS encoding PAS domain S-box protein — MATYRIRILVVDDEPDICTLVKEHLDSPGDIEVHTCHSVSEARKALSTNTYDAVVSDYQMPEEDGISFLKSLRAKGDRIPFIILTGKSREELVIDALNSGADAYLLKGGKAGIPFAELSHHIHAAVRRYRTEESTRSHNEELRVVNEELESAEVELRAQLGEIVRAQEELGKEMAFSESLMDSLPGIFYLYEAESLRLVRWNKNHQQVSGYSPEEMIGKHVLSWHLPDNSEAVLAAINSCMEDGQASIEAPLLMKDGRQIPFLLTARRFDTKDTSFFMGLGMDIGERIEAERTLRESEVMHRAILDNAGLGLGYWTVDGNLIFTNSIAADYLGGKPEDFIGCNVEDLFGELGKTYLERIKMAITSDKPNEYEDLVCLSGRELWLLSVFTHVPGPTEEESGILIFSHDITERKYIEMALHLANRKLNLLSSITRHDINNQLVALTGYLSLLEGDHVSVSSEQRLIKARTAAERISSMIQFTKEYEDIGENLPTWQDVRSLVERSSAEVCLGHVRLQNEVPSGIEWFADPLIIKVFHNLVDNALRHGWTTTLIRFYVDEKDGTRSIVCEDDGAGIPVSMKKILFARGTGKDHGFGLFLSREILSITGIQITEEGSTGSGARFVMRPPKGGLRDSKTSIDLMDQPF, encoded by the coding sequence ATGGCCACGTATAGGATCAGGATATTGGTCGTAGACGATGAACCGGACATCTGCACCTTGGTGAAGGAACATCTGGACAGCCCAGGGGACATTGAGGTCCATACATGCCATTCGGTAAGTGAGGCCAGGAAAGCCCTTTCCACTAACACTTATGATGCCGTAGTCTCTGATTATCAGATGCCGGAAGAGGACGGCATCTCATTCCTAAAATCGTTGCGAGCGAAGGGTGACCGAATCCCTTTCATCATTTTGACCGGTAAAAGCCGAGAGGAATTGGTCATCGATGCCCTGAACAGCGGTGCCGACGCATATCTTTTGAAGGGAGGTAAGGCCGGGATACCCTTCGCAGAGCTCAGCCATCACATCCACGCTGCGGTGAGAAGATATCGGACAGAGGAATCGACCAGGAGCCATAACGAGGAATTGCGGGTGGTCAACGAGGAGTTGGAATCGGCCGAGGTTGAGCTTCGGGCCCAACTGGGGGAGATAGTCCGAGCCCAGGAAGAGCTCGGAAAGGAGATGGCGTTCTCAGAATCCCTCATGGACAGCCTTCCGGGGATATTCTATCTCTACGAGGCAGAATCGCTCCGCCTGGTCCGTTGGAACAAGAACCATCAGCAAGTCAGCGGCTACTCTCCTGAGGAGATGATTGGCAAGCATGTCCTGTCCTGGCATCTTCCTGATAACTCCGAAGCAGTGCTGGCTGCCATCAATAGCTGTATGGAGGATGGACAGGCGAGCATCGAGGCCCCTCTGCTCATGAAGGACGGGCGCCAAATTCCCTTCCTGCTAACAGCGAGGCGATTCGATACCAAGGACACGTCCTTCTTCATGGGGCTGGGAATGGACATCGGCGAACGGATCGAGGCCGAGCGCACTTTGAGGGAGAGCGAGGTCATGCACCGGGCCATCCTCGACAATGCCGGGCTCGGTCTTGGGTACTGGACCGTTGATGGCAATCTGATCTTTACGAATTCCATCGCGGCCGATTATCTTGGCGGCAAACCAGAGGACTTCATCGGCTGCAACGTCGAGGATCTTTTCGGAGAGCTGGGAAAGACCTACCTCGAACGTATCAAAATGGCCATCACCTCAGATAAGCCAAATGAATATGAGGACCTGGTCTGCCTTTCTGGAAGGGAACTATGGCTCCTATCGGTTTTCACCCATGTGCCCGGCCCGACCGAAGAGGAGAGCGGGATCCTGATATTCTCTCATGACATCACCGAAAGGAAATACATCGAGATGGCCCTCCATCTGGCGAACCGCAAGCTCAATCTATTGTCAAGCATCACCAGGCATGACATCAACAACCAACTCGTAGCGCTTACTGGATATCTGTCGTTATTGGAGGGGGATCATGTCAGCGTTTCCTCCGAGCAGCGTCTCATCAAGGCCAGGACCGCGGCGGAACGCATATCTTCCATGATCCAGTTCACCAAGGAATACGAGGATATCGGAGAAAATCTCCCGACATGGCAGGATGTACGATCGTTGGTCGAGAGAAGCTCGGCAGAGGTCTGTCTCGGACATGTCCGGTTGCAGAACGAAGTACCATCCGGCATCGAGTGGTTCGCTGACCCTCTAATCATCAAGGTGTTCCATAATCTGGTCGATAACGCGCTCAGGCATGGATGGACAACCACCCTGATTCGGTTCTACGTCGATGAGAAAGACGGTACAAGGTCGATCGTTTGTGAGGACGACGGAGCCGGGATCCCTGTCTCGATGAAGAAAATACTGTTCGCACGAGGTACTGGAAAGGACCATGGATTTGGACTGTTCCTATCGCGCGAGATCCTATCGATCACCGGTATCCAGATCACGGAAGAAGGGAGCACGGGATCGGGGGCTCGATTTGTCATGAGACCTCCCAAAGGTGGATTGAGAGATTCAAAGACATCTATCGATCTGATGGATCAACCTTTCTGA
- a CDS encoding carboxymuconolactone decarboxylase family protein, which translates to MNDYEETLREIESTIGIVPGFMRALPEEVLIHDWPLWKKYSLEDSEIPAKYRELMGLSVAGNIKCPYCAFLHTAMARMAGATDDEIAETAFLASLTARWSAMLHAQQYDIKTLEKEGEQIGAYLSKKK; encoded by the coding sequence TTGAACGACTACGAGGAGACATTGAGAGAGATCGAATCGACGATCGGCATCGTGCCAGGTTTCATGAGGGCGTTGCCCGAAGAGGTTCTCATCCATGATTGGCCCCTTTGGAAGAAGTACTCCCTTGAGGATAGTGAGATCCCGGCAAAATACAGAGAGCTGATGGGTCTGTCGGTCGCGGGGAACATAAAGTGTCCCTACTGCGCGTTCCTCCACACCGCGATGGCACGCATGGCCGGGGCCACTGACGATGAGATTGCTGAGACAGCGTTTCTGGCGAGCCTGACCGCGAGATGGAGCGCAATGCTCCATGCCCAGCAATATGACATCAAGACACTTGAGAAAGAGGGAGAACAGATAGGAGCGTATCTATCCAAGAAGAAATGA
- a CDS encoding DUF5678 domain-containing protein, which yields MSDEDEMNESETDLSNDEWFKANYIDLMQEHARDWIAVMDQKIIAVASTQSEVEILANQLAGGNEYSVYFVAPTAMVTDAGYSKKQE from the coding sequence ATGTCTGACGAAGATGAAATGAACGAAAGTGAGACTGACCTGAGCAATGACGAATGGTTCAAGGCGAACTACATCGACCTCATGCAGGAACATGCCAGGGATTGGATCGCTGTCATGGACCAGAAGATAATCGCTGTCGCTTCCACCCAATCAGAGGTGGAGATCCTAGCCAACCAATTGGCGGGTGGCAATGAGTATTCGGTCTACTTCGTCGCCCCAACAGCTATGGTCACGGATGCAGGATATTCCAAAAAACAAGAGTGA
- a CDS encoding acetate uptake transporter → MVAYPGQKRVEAVLSNDTTANPAPLGLMGFGLTTILLSLSNAGYFAVGAAILTMGLFFGGAAQIIAGIMEYKQGNTFGMTVFCSFGFFWVVVIMTILAPRIGLAKVEDTQAMAWLFFLWGVYVVYLTIGTLRTNRLMQFTFAMLGIVLFLLSASDAFGNADIKVLAGYMGILAGAGAVYMAASHVLLESIGRNVLPLFPIKK, encoded by the coding sequence ATGGTCGCATACCCTGGGCAAAAGCGAGTTGAAGCGGTCTTGAGCAATGACACCACTGCTAATCCAGCCCCACTCGGGCTGATGGGATTCGGATTGACGACGATACTGCTGAGCCTGAGCAATGCTGGCTATTTTGCCGTGGGAGCTGCGATCCTTACGATGGGGCTGTTCTTCGGCGGAGCGGCCCAGATCATCGCCGGTATCATGGAGTATAAGCAAGGCAACACTTTCGGAATGACCGTGTTCTGCAGTTTCGGGTTTTTCTGGGTAGTGGTCATAATGACGATATTGGCCCCCAGGATCGGACTTGCCAAGGTTGAGGATACCCAGGCAATGGCTTGGCTCTTCTTCTTGTGGGGAGTTTACGTCGTCTATCTCACGATCGGAACGCTCCGCACGAACCGGCTGATGCAGTTCACCTTCGCCATGCTCGGTATTGTGCTCTTCCTGCTATCGGCGTCAGATGCCTTCGGAAATGCCGACATCAAGGTCCTGGCCGGATACATGGGCATACTGGCCGGTGCCGGGGCAGTCTATATGGCCGCTTCCCATGTGCTGCTGGAATCGATCGGAAGGAATGTCCTCCCGTTATTCCCGATCAAGAAGTAG
- a CDS encoding hydantoinase/oxoprolinase family protein — MAPTSSRILGLGIDTGGTFTDAAIVDMSSMKVLATSKSPTTYSDLSIGMLGAVDGVLSSGAFSVDEIKLVGLSTTLATNSILTGKGGSVGVICIGWVPNPECDLGAKIVHSVGGGHAVNGRERAPLNMFQMEHALNSMIGKVDAIVVSSIFSVHNPEHEEIARRMILERTDRLVVAGHDLTSELGVTERTITAVLNAKLIPIIGEFLTGVEESLRKRKINGQIMVFKGDGSMMSMAVARERPVETVLSGPAASLMGGRLLSGLDNCIVLDIGGTSTDIAYLDKGFPRITKEGATVGNWRTRVRAIDIWTSGLGGDSDVQMDSHGSIEIGPDRVTPLAVASKRNPYVLEKIKTTRMTTFYTWYERDPTGLTWDDALVYDYIKTFGLCTLYELHDALEDRTYVPENIKSLKAKGFISQTGLTPTDIMHAKGVYVSGDVAASMEGIDIFANRLGVTSEQFIDTFMEEMVTRVGAEIIKKLIYDEAGELTNSRSLDYMIRASLGAAGFRTMKIHAMLDRPIVGIGAPAYVFVPELEKRLDVKVVIPPHADVGNAVGAVCSKVSESITLQVYPRGSHYWIFSSLAEPEKFENQQDAVVRAKEMASTYVKGRATMAGARDVKVLVEAYQGNECIDTVMLKHRSNWIKVCARASGDPV, encoded by the coding sequence ATGGCTCCAACAAGTTCAAGGATCCTCGGCCTAGGGATCGACACGGGCGGAACATTCACCGATGCAGCCATCGTTGACATGAGTTCCATGAAGGTTTTGGCCACTTCGAAATCTCCCACCACATATTCGGACCTATCGATCGGTATGCTGGGAGCGGTCGATGGTGTTCTGTCGTCTGGCGCATTCTCAGTTGACGAGATCAAACTGGTGGGCCTTTCCACCACCCTTGCGACCAATTCCATCCTGACCGGCAAAGGAGGATCGGTCGGTGTCATATGCATCGGATGGGTACCGAACCCGGAGTGCGACCTGGGTGCCAAGATAGTGCACTCGGTCGGAGGAGGGCATGCGGTGAATGGAAGGGAACGCGCTCCGTTGAATATGTTCCAGATGGAACATGCCCTCAACTCTATGATAGGCAAGGTCGATGCCATCGTTGTCTCCAGCATCTTCAGCGTCCATAACCCGGAACACGAAGAGATCGCCCGCCGGATGATACTGGAGAGGACGGACCGATTGGTGGTCGCGGGGCATGACCTTACCTCAGAGCTGGGAGTAACGGAAAGGACCATCACCGCCGTGCTGAATGCGAAGCTTATCCCCATCATCGGCGAGTTCCTGACCGGTGTGGAGGAATCCCTCCGCAAGAGGAAAATCAATGGCCAGATCATGGTGTTCAAGGGTGACGGATCGATGATGAGCATGGCGGTGGCCAGGGAGAGGCCGGTCGAGACCGTGCTTTCCGGCCCGGCTGCCAGTCTCATGGGCGGTCGCTTGCTGTCGGGATTGGACAACTGTATCGTACTGGACATAGGCGGCACCTCCACGGATATCGCCTATCTCGACAAAGGGTTCCCCAGGATCACGAAAGAAGGAGCGACGGTGGGTAACTGGAGAACCAGGGTAAGGGCCATCGATATCTGGACCAGCGGGTTGGGTGGCGATTCGGATGTGCAAATGGACAGCCATGGAAGTATCGAGATCGGCCCGGACAGGGTGACACCTTTGGCGGTCGCTTCTAAACGTAATCCGTATGTGCTGGAAAAGATCAAGACCACCAGAATGACCACCTTCTATACCTGGTATGAAAGGGACCCGACCGGTCTGACCTGGGATGATGCACTGGTGTATGATTACATAAAGACATTTGGACTATGCACTCTGTATGAACTTCATGACGCCTTGGAGGATCGCACCTATGTTCCTGAGAACATCAAGTCGTTGAAGGCCAAGGGGTTCATCTCCCAGACCGGCCTCACCCCGACCGACATCATGCACGCCAAGGGGGTGTACGTATCCGGCGATGTGGCGGCTTCGATGGAAGGCATCGACATCTTCGCGAACCGGTTGGGGGTTACGTCAGAACAGTTCATCGATACCTTCATGGAGGAGATGGTCACCCGCGTAGGCGCCGAGATAATCAAGAAACTTATCTATGACGAGGCCGGGGAACTCACCAACTCCCGGTCCCTTGACTATATGATACGCGCCAGCCTCGGTGCGGCCGGTTTCCGTACCATGAAGATACACGCCATGCTCGATCGCCCGATCGTCGGCATAGGTGCTCCGGCATATGTTTTCGTGCCGGAACTGGAGAAGCGTTTGGACGTCAAGGTGGTCATACCGCCCCATGCCGACGTAGGCAACGCGGTCGGTGCGGTGTGCAGTAAGGTATCAGAATCCATCACCCTGCAGGTATATCCAAGGGGCAGCCATTATTGGATATTCTCCTCATTGGCCGAACCAGAGAAATTCGAAAATCAGCAGGATGCCGTGGTGAGGGCTAAGGAGATGGCGTCCACCTATGTCAAAGGGAGAGCGACGATGGCCGGCGCAAGGGACGTGAAGGTATTGGTCGAAGCCTATCAGGGAAATGAATGCATCGATACCGTAATGCTCAAACACAGATCGAATTGGATCAAGGTGTGCGCCAGGGCCAGCGGGGACCCGGTCTGA